In Qingshengfaniella alkalisoli, a single window of DNA contains:
- a CDS encoding V-type ATP synthase subunit I, which translates to MTIEPMKRATLCGLAREKDEMLAALQGLGCLHLVPLRDPAPLDAPDAAARRRTAAAWRHLETAPRRRRPWPVDKTVDFDATIDAALANKERLRKAHDLRDALTRRIDDLEAFGDFELPPEPALRGRKLWFYILPVKERRALDALDLPWAVVAREQAKLYVAVISTTEPPPDLLPVPRVHTGSRALSSLYGALEAAEIEIEQAEAEREELTRSRLILGVRLAAGEDEDDRRAASGMTLDETRFFAVQGWAPAAAAQELGELAAAHGLALRLEDPDPDDRPPTLLKNPGRFEEVGALTSFYMTPDYRAWDPSLIVFASFALFFSMILADAGYAAVLAALVWLFRRKIGSGEAGRRLRFMLFVVLGTAFAYGVAAGSYFGVEPREGGILNRIAFIDVNDFETMMRVSVLIGVLHVCIANGEVAWRRRGGPEIVVRLGWMALTIGGLLLWLGASAIGAVLAVGGLAAVFLASAAQRPIVRPRDWIMRLADGALSLTDVTKLFGDVLSYMRLFALGLASASLAATFNNLAGELAENVAGIGVFLALIVLVFGHVVNLALGILSGVVHGLRLNFIEFFGWGLSDEGYPFKAFARKERTS; encoded by the coding sequence ATGACGATCGAACCGATGAAACGCGCAACCCTGTGCGGGCTTGCCCGCGAGAAGGACGAGATGCTGGCTGCGCTGCAGGGGCTGGGATGCCTGCATCTCGTGCCGCTGCGCGATCCCGCTCCGCTCGATGCCCCTGATGCCGCCGCCCGGCGCCGCACAGCCGCGGCCTGGCGCCACCTGGAAACTGCGCCGCGGCGGAGACGACCCTGGCCTGTGGACAAGACGGTCGATTTCGACGCGACGATCGATGCGGCGCTGGCCAACAAGGAGCGGCTGCGCAAGGCCCATGACCTGCGCGATGCGCTGACCCGGCGGATCGACGATCTCGAGGCGTTCGGGGATTTCGAACTGCCGCCCGAACCGGCGCTGCGCGGCCGCAAGCTGTGGTTCTACATCCTGCCGGTCAAGGAACGCCGCGCGCTCGACGCGCTTGACCTGCCCTGGGCGGTGGTGGCGCGGGAACAGGCCAAGCTCTACGTCGCGGTGATCTCGACCACCGAACCGCCGCCCGACCTGCTACCGGTGCCCCGGGTCCATACCGGGTCGCGAGCGCTGTCGTCGCTTTACGGCGCACTAGAGGCGGCGGAGATCGAGATCGAGCAGGCCGAGGCGGAACGGGAGGAACTGACGCGTAGCCGCCTGATCCTCGGCGTGCGGCTAGCCGCGGGCGAGGACGAGGACGACCGCCGCGCGGCATCCGGGATGACGCTGGACGAGACGCGGTTCTTCGCGGTGCAGGGCTGGGCCCCGGCTGCCGCCGCGCAGGAACTGGGCGAACTGGCCGCCGCTCACGGTCTGGCGCTGCGTCTGGAGGATCCCGATCCGGACGACCGGCCCCCCACGCTTCTGAAGAATCCCGGCCGCTTCGAGGAGGTCGGCGCGCTGACCTCGTTCTACATGACGCCCGATTACCGCGCCTGGGACCCAAGCCTGATCGTCTTCGCCTCCTTCGCGTTGTTCTTCTCGATGATCCTGGCGGATGCGGGCTATGCGGCGGTGCTGGCCGCGCTGGTCTGGCTCTTCCGCCGCAAGATCGGCTCGGGCGAAGCCGGCCGGCGGCTGCGGTTCATGCTGTTCGTCGTACTGGGGACCGCCTTCGCTTACGGCGTCGCCGCCGGCAGCTATTTCGGCGTCGAGCCGCGCGAAGGCGGGATCCTGAATCGCATCGCCTTTATCGACGTCAACGATTTCGAGACGATGATGCGGGTTTCGGTGCTGATCGGGGTGCTGCATGTCTGCATCGCCAATGGTGAGGTTGCCTGGCGCCGGCGCGGCGGTCCCGAGATTGTCGTCCGCCTCGGCTGGATGGCGCTGACGATCGGCGGCCTGCTTTTGTGGCTGGGCGCGTCGGCCATCGGCGCCGTGCTGGCGGTCGGAGGGCTGGCGGCGGTGTTCCTGGCCAGCGCGGCGCAGCGCCCGATCGTCAGGCCCAGGGACTGGATCATGCGGCTGGCCGACGGCGCCCTGTCGCTGACCGACGTCACCAAGCTCTTCGGCGACGTGCTGAGCTACATGCGCCTGTTTGCCCTGGGGCTGGCCAGCGCGTCGCTGGCCGCGACCTTCAACAACCTGGCCGGGGAACTGGCCGAGAACGTCGCCGGGATCGGTGTCTTCCTGGCGCTGATCGTCCTGGTCTTCGGCCATGTGGTGAACCTTGCGCTCGGCATCCTGAGCGGGGTGGTCCACGGGCTTCGGCTCAACTTCATCGAGTTCTTTGGGTGGGGCCTCTCGGACGAGGGCTATCCGTTCAAGGCATTTGCACGAAAGGAACGAACGTCATGA
- a CDS encoding V-type ATP synthase subunit D, whose protein sequence is MPRLTLNKAQLAKEKSALAMYRRYLPSLDLKRRQLMAERKRTEERIAALRREEAERVDGIGAAIPMLADRGIDLSGLATLKFVRLGERNVAGQRVPVVEEIEVEVAPYGRLGRPHWVDLTAERLRDVLRLRVEARVAEREIELLDAALAKVTQRINLFEKVLIPRTRANIRRLGIVLGDMERSAVVNAKIGKRKREAAGP, encoded by the coding sequence ATGCCCCGGCTAACGCTCAACAAGGCCCAGCTGGCGAAGGAGAAGTCGGCGCTGGCCATGTACCGCCGTTACCTGCCCTCGCTGGACCTGAAGCGGCGGCAGCTGATGGCCGAACGCAAGCGCACCGAGGAGCGGATCGCCGCACTGCGCCGGGAAGAGGCCGAGCGCGTGGACGGTATCGGTGCCGCGATCCCGATGCTCGCCGATCGGGGCATCGACTTGTCGGGACTGGCGACGCTGAAATTCGTGCGGCTCGGCGAACGCAATGTCGCCGGCCAGCGCGTGCCGGTGGTCGAGGAGATCGAGGTCGAGGTTGCCCCCTATGGCCGCCTTGGTCGGCCCCACTGGGTCGACCTGACCGCCGAGCGCCTGAGGGATGTGCTGCGGCTGCGGGTCGAGGCGCGCGTCGCGGAACGTGAAATCGAACTGCTCGATGCGGCGCTGGCAAAGGTTACCCAACGTATTAACCTGTTCGAGAAGGTGCTGATCCCACGGACCCGCGCGAATATCCGGCGCTTGGGCATCGTTCTGGGCGACATGGAACGTTCCGCCGTGGTCAACGCCAAGATCGGCAAGCGAAAGCGCGAAGCGGCGGGACCATGA
- a CDS encoding ATP synthase subunit C, which translates to MNELVIALGWIGIFGPMALGAVGSIIGCAVAGQAAIGAMLETDGGYGRFVGISAMPSSQIIFGIVIMFSLNQEVTATNGGGLFAIGFLAGITLMMSGVWQGRACASAIAAAKDKPEIFGLSLAPAAIVEGFAVFAFVFALVLAGSLPG; encoded by the coding sequence ATGAACGAACTCGTGATCGCGCTCGGCTGGATCGGCATATTCGGCCCCATGGCCCTCGGCGCGGTCGGCAGCATCATCGGTTGTGCCGTCGCGGGACAGGCCGCCATCGGCGCGATGCTGGAAACCGACGGCGGCTATGGCCGCTTCGTCGGGATCTCCGCCATGCCGTCCTCGCAGATCATCTTCGGCATCGTCATCATGTTCTCGCTGAACCAGGAGGTGACGGCGACGAATGGCGGCGGGCTGTTCGCCATCGGCTTTCTCGCCGGGATCACGCTGATGATGAGCGGGGTCTGGCAGGGGCGCGCCTGTGCCTCGGCCATCGCCGCGGCGAAGGACAAGCCCGAGATCTTCGGCCTGTCGCTGGCCCCGGCCGCGATCGTCGAGGGCTTCGCCGTCTTCGCCTTCGTCTTCGCGCTGGTGCTGGCCGGCTCACTTCCGGGTTGA
- a CDS encoding V-type ATP synthase subunit A, with protein sequence MTGDSPSNGPTARISAVQEDIVRLRLTDPETQAMVKNEVVYVRPARNPDERLKAEVLRISGDQADAQVYESTGGIELGDGVEQSGRLLSVSLGPGLLGQVYDGLQNPLEPLAVAHGTFLPRGIELPGLDSTAKWAFSPSRRIGEKVTGGDTLGTVPEGVIQHKIMVPFDIDEEVELTWLRGGSVTVEDPVARLRDAAGVERTVTLRQDWPVRLSLPRRLIESKRSERLYPDTPMITSQRLIDTFFPIAQGGTACIPGPFGAGKTVLQNLISRHADVDVVIVVACGERAGEVVETITEFPRLRDPRTGGSLMDRTVIICNTSSMPVASREASIYTGLTIGEYYRQMGLRTLLIADSTSRWAQAMRETSGRLEEIPGEEGFPAYLDSSIKGVYERAGLIRTNDGSTGALTMIGTVSPAGGNFEEPVTQSTLSAVKCFLGLSADRAYKRFYPAVDPLLSWSRYREQLAPWFAEQMGPDWGARVQAMETLLSRGEDIAQMMQVTGEDGVTLDDFVTYQAALFLDMVFLQQDAFDEVDSSVPLARQKAQFDGVHAAVTRSYAFADKAAVRDYFTRLTGLYKNLNYAAQGSQDEERLLDEIAALDRTVPIFAHGADSEAAAP encoded by the coding sequence ATGACCGGCGATTCCCCCAGCAACGGCCCGACGGCCCGGATTTCCGCCGTGCAGGAAGACATCGTGCGGCTGCGGCTGACCGACCCGGAGACCCAGGCCATGGTCAAGAACGAGGTCGTCTATGTCCGCCCCGCGCGCAACCCGGACGAGCGGCTCAAGGCCGAGGTCCTCCGCATCAGCGGCGACCAGGCCGATGCGCAGGTCTACGAAAGCACCGGCGGGATCGAGCTGGGCGACGGGGTCGAGCAGAGCGGGCGGCTCCTGTCGGTGTCGTTGGGCCCCGGGCTGCTGGGGCAGGTCTATGACGGCCTGCAGAACCCGCTGGAACCCCTGGCGGTGGCCCATGGCACCTTCCTGCCGCGCGGTATCGAACTGCCCGGTCTGGACAGTACGGCCAAATGGGCGTTCTCGCCCAGCCGCCGCATCGGCGAGAAGGTGACGGGGGGCGACACGCTGGGCACGGTGCCCGAGGGCGTCATTCAGCACAAGATCATGGTCCCCTTCGACATCGACGAGGAGGTCGAGCTGACCTGGCTGCGCGGCGGCAGCGTGACGGTCGAGGATCCGGTCGCGCGGCTGCGGGACGCGGCTGGCGTCGAACGCACGGTCACGCTTAGACAGGACTGGCCGGTGCGCCTGTCGCTGCCGCGCCGCCTGATCGAGAGCAAGCGCTCGGAACGGCTCTATCCCGACACACCGATGATCACGAGCCAGCGGCTGATCGACACGTTCTTCCCGATCGCGCAGGGCGGCACCGCCTGCATCCCCGGCCCCTTCGGCGCCGGCAAGACGGTGCTGCAGAACCTGATCTCGCGCCATGCCGACGTGGATGTGGTGATCGTGGTCGCCTGCGGCGAACGCGCCGGCGAGGTCGTCGAGACGATCACCGAGTTTCCCCGGCTCCGCGACCCGCGCACCGGGGGCTCGCTGATGGACCGCACGGTGATCATCTGCAACACGTCGTCGATGCCGGTGGCCTCGCGCGAAGCCTCGATCTACACTGGGCTGACGATCGGCGAATACTACCGCCAGATGGGGCTGAGGACGCTGCTGATCGCGGATTCGACCTCCCGCTGGGCGCAGGCGATGCGCGAAACCTCGGGTCGGCTGGAAGAGATCCCCGGCGAAGAGGGCTTTCCCGCCTATCTTGACAGCTCCATCAAGGGTGTCTACGAGCGCGCCGGGCTGATCCGCACCAATGACGGCTCGACCGGCGCGCTGACCATGATCGGCACGGTTTCCCCGGCCGGCGGCAACTTCGAGGAACCGGTGACCCAGTCGACGCTGTCGGCGGTGAAGTGCTTCCTGGGCCTGTCCGCCGACCGCGCCTACAAGCGGTTCTATCCGGCCGTGGACCCGCTCCTGTCGTGGTCGCGCTACCGCGAACAGCTGGCACCGTGGTTCGCGGAGCAGATGGGACCCGACTGGGGCGCGCGCGTCCAGGCGATGGAAACCCTGCTGTCGCGCGGCGAGGACATCGCCCAGATGATGCAGGTGACCGGCGAGGACGGGGTGACGCTGGACGATTTCGTCACCTACCAGGCGGCATTGTTCCTCGACATGGTGTTCCTGCAGCAGGACGCCTTCGACGAGGTCGATTCCTCGGTGCCGCTGGCCCGCCAGAAGGCGCAGTTCGACGGTGTCCACGCCGCGGTGACGCGCAGCTACGCCTTTGCCGACAAGGCCGCCGTGCGAGATTACTTCACCAGGCTGACCGGGCTGTACAAGAACCTGAACTACGCCGCGCAGGGATCGCAGGACGAAGAACGCCTGCTGGACGAAATCGCCGCGCTGGACCGCACGGTTCCCATTTTCGCGCACGGCGCTGATTCTGAGGCCGCGGCCCCTTGA
- a CDS encoding HlyD family secretion protein, translated as MSRKWIWVGTVAVVIVGAYLAWNKLANPGLPAEIATGNGRIEATEIDISARLAGRIDEILVEEGDAVQRGDVLVHMDVVQLTAQRRKAEAARRRAEIAIETANSQVTQTEAQKAAAEATVEEAQAVADAASARVARTERLAATSVLSQQVLDDDRASDRQAQAGLASAKASLAAAEAAIGTAKAQVVDAEAAVEAAQAEIDYVTAQIDDSTLISPRSGRIQYRIAQEGEVVSAGGRILSLVDLRDVYMTFFLPTSQAGLVNVGSEVRLAMDALPGYVLPASISFVADVAQFTPKTVETAEEREKLMFRVRARINHELLEKYIQYVKTGLPGQAYVRLDPNVEWPDFLSNVVE; from the coding sequence CTGAGCAGAAAATGGATCTGGGTCGGTACTGTTGCCGTGGTGATTGTCGGCGCCTATCTGGCGTGGAACAAGCTCGCGAACCCGGGTCTTCCGGCTGAAATCGCGACGGGCAATGGACGCATTGAGGCTACTGAAATAGATATTTCCGCGCGTTTGGCCGGACGGATTGACGAAATCCTAGTTGAAGAGGGGGACGCTGTTCAGCGCGGCGACGTACTGGTCCATATGGACGTTGTCCAGCTAACCGCGCAAAGACGAAAGGCTGAAGCGGCCCGTCGTCGCGCGGAAATCGCCATCGAGACAGCCAACAGCCAAGTGACACAGACCGAAGCGCAGAAAGCAGCAGCCGAAGCTACTGTCGAGGAAGCGCAAGCCGTCGCCGATGCCGCTTCTGCAAGGGTTGCGCGGACGGAGCGCCTGGCGGCCACCAGCGTGTTGTCCCAGCAGGTACTGGACGATGACCGCGCCTCTGACAGGCAAGCTCAGGCCGGGCTTGCTTCGGCAAAGGCGTCTTTGGCCGCCGCAGAAGCGGCGATCGGGACGGCCAAGGCTCAGGTTGTGGATGCCGAGGCTGCGGTGGAGGCCGCGCAAGCAGAAATCGACTATGTAACAGCGCAGATTGATGACAGTACGCTTATCTCGCCCCGAAGCGGACGTATCCAGTATCGTATCGCGCAGGAGGGCGAGGTCGTTTCGGCCGGGGGACGGATTCTCAGCCTCGTGGATTTGAGGGATGTCTATATGACCTTCTTCCTGCCAACCTCGCAGGCCGGGCTGGTCAACGTTGGGTCCGAGGTGCGGCTCGCCATGGATGCGTTGCCCGGTTATGTTCTTCCTGCGAGCATTTCCTTTGTGGCGGATGTTGCGCAGTTCACGCCGAAGACCGTCGAAACCGCCGAAGAACGTGAAAAACTTATGTTCCGGGTCCGGGCGCGCATCAACCATGAGCTTCTGGAAAAATATATCCAGTATGTGAAGACCGGGTTGCCGGGGCAGGCTTATGTGCGGCTCGATCCGAATGTCGAGTGGCCTGATTTCCTGTCGAATGTCGTTGAATGA
- the rbbA gene encoding ribosome-associated ATPase/putative transporter RbbA → MTGIADQGEGDRTVAQVDHLSLAYGEVQALDDVTLSIPAGRMVGLIGPDGVGKSSLLALLSGAKVIQQGQVHVLDGSMQDPVHRRQVCPRIAYMPQGLGKNLYPTLSVFENIDFFGRLFGHDRQERERRIDDLLLSTGMSEFRDRPAAKLSGGMKQKLGLCCALIHDPDFLILDEPTTGVDPLSRRQFWELIDDIRTDRPSMSVIVATAYMEEAARFDWLVAMNAGQVLDAGTPDELLRRTGASNLDDAFIALLPQESRKNHTRVSVPARGEACGNDVAIEADHLTMTFGDFTAVNDVSFRIEKGEIFGFLGSNGCGKTTTMKMLTGLLEPTDGRAKLFGQEVDTNDMATRQRVGFMSQAFSLYSELTVAQNLDLHARLFGMDEAIISTRIDEMVGRFELDEVLHTLPESLPLGIRQRLSLAVALIHGPEILILDEPTSGVDPIARDGFWQILSDLSRNDGVTIFVSTHFMNEAALCDRISLMHAGRVLVSDTVEQITASKNATTLEDAFIAYLEEAIGETAAPAKTSDGIVTREAENSEDAPVPMGAFSLRRMLSYTRLEALQLRRDPIRLTMALVGSLILMFVIAYGINTDVEDLRFAVLDRDQTTTSRSYALDIAGSRYFDQESALIDYDDMDARMRTGDLDLAIEIPAGFARDIARGNNVEVGVWIDGANPSRAETVSGYVQGIHADWLTRIARETYGRAATEGNFNLVTRFRYNPDVKSIVAIAPAVIPLLLLIIPAILTTLSVVREKELGSIVNFYVTPVTRLEFLLGKQLPYVILAMLNFAMLTAFAIYFFKVPFTGSILAFSLTAFLYVMATTSIGLLISTFISSQVAALFATALLTMIPGAQYSGLIDPVSSLQGAGRFIGEIYPTTYFIIASRGTFSKELGLGDLTNVVVALSLTIPIILALSAAALRKQEK, encoded by the coding sequence ATGACGGGGATCGCGGATCAAGGTGAGGGCGATCGGACGGTCGCGCAGGTTGACCATCTGAGCTTGGCCTATGGCGAGGTTCAGGCCCTTGACGACGTCACTCTGTCCATTCCCGCAGGCCGGATGGTCGGATTGATCGGACCTGACGGCGTTGGCAAATCAAGCCTTCTGGCTTTGCTATCCGGCGCCAAGGTAATCCAGCAAGGGCAGGTGCATGTCCTTGATGGCAGCATGCAAGATCCGGTCCACCGGCGCCAAGTCTGTCCACGAATTGCATACATGCCGCAAGGGCTGGGCAAGAACCTGTATCCAACGCTATCGGTCTTCGAGAACATAGATTTTTTCGGCAGGTTGTTCGGGCATGACCGGCAAGAACGCGAGCGCCGCATTGACGACCTGCTTCTGTCCACTGGGATGTCCGAATTCCGGGATAGGCCCGCTGCCAAGCTATCTGGCGGGATGAAACAGAAGTTGGGACTGTGCTGCGCGCTGATCCATGACCCTGACTTCCTCATACTTGATGAGCCGACCACTGGGGTCGACCCACTTTCGCGGCGCCAGTTCTGGGAACTGATCGACGACATCCGAACAGACCGTCCGAGCATGAGCGTGATCGTTGCCACCGCCTATATGGAAGAAGCGGCGCGTTTCGACTGGCTGGTGGCAATGAATGCCGGCCAGGTGCTGGACGCGGGCACGCCTGACGAATTGCTGAGGCGGACCGGAGCTTCAAACCTGGACGACGCCTTCATTGCTCTGCTTCCACAAGAAAGCCGAAAGAATCATACGCGTGTCTCGGTCCCCGCGCGCGGCGAGGCCTGCGGGAATGACGTGGCGATCGAAGCTGATCATTTGACCATGACGTTCGGCGATTTCACTGCCGTGAACGATGTCAGCTTTCGGATCGAGAAGGGCGAGATATTCGGTTTCCTTGGATCGAATGGTTGCGGCAAGACCACAACGATGAAGATGCTAACCGGGCTGCTGGAACCAACAGATGGCCGAGCGAAGCTGTTCGGTCAAGAGGTGGACACCAACGATATGGCGACCCGCCAACGCGTCGGGTTCATGAGCCAGGCATTTTCTCTCTATTCCGAGCTGACGGTCGCACAAAATCTCGATCTGCATGCGCGGCTCTTCGGAATGGACGAAGCGATCATCTCGACGCGTATTGACGAAATGGTGGGTCGCTTCGAACTGGACGAAGTGCTCCATACCTTGCCGGAGTCACTGCCGCTGGGAATTCGCCAGCGGTTGTCTCTCGCTGTGGCGCTGATCCATGGCCCTGAAATCTTGATCCTCGACGAACCAACTTCGGGCGTTGACCCGATCGCTCGCGACGGTTTCTGGCAAATCCTGTCGGATCTGTCGCGCAATGATGGCGTGACGATATTCGTGTCCACGCACTTCATGAACGAGGCCGCACTTTGCGATCGGATTTCGCTGATGCATGCGGGTCGGGTTCTGGTGAGCGATACTGTAGAACAGATCACCGCGTCGAAGAACGCAACGACCCTTGAGGATGCATTCATCGCGTATCTCGAAGAAGCGATTGGTGAAACCGCCGCTCCCGCCAAAACTAGTGATGGCATTGTCACACGCGAAGCCGAGAACAGCGAAGACGCTCCGGTCCCCATGGGGGCGTTCAGCCTGCGCCGGATGCTTAGCTACACCAGATTGGAAGCGCTTCAGCTTCGGCGCGATCCAATCAGGCTGACAATGGCGCTGGTCGGCAGTTTGATTCTGATGTTCGTCATCGCCTATGGCATCAACACGGATGTAGAGGATCTTCGCTTCGCCGTTCTGGATCGTGATCAGACAACAACAAGCCGAAGTTACGCGCTTGATATTGCGGGTTCACGCTACTTTGATCAGGAATCGGCGCTGATAGACTATGACGACATGGATGCGCGCATGCGGACTGGTGATCTGGATCTCGCGATAGAAATACCAGCCGGGTTTGCCCGCGATATTGCTCGCGGAAATAACGTCGAGGTCGGCGTCTGGATCGACGGAGCCAATCCATCGCGCGCGGAGACCGTCAGCGGCTATGTGCAGGGTATTCATGCGGATTGGTTAACCCGCATCGCACGTGAAACCTATGGGAGAGCGGCAACCGAAGGAAATTTCAATCTTGTCACTCGGTTCCGCTACAATCCGGACGTCAAAAGCATCGTTGCCATCGCACCCGCCGTCATCCCGTTGCTGCTGCTGATCATTCCCGCGATCCTCACGACATTGAGCGTGGTCCGAGAAAAGGAACTCGGTTCCATCGTGAACTTTTACGTCACGCCGGTTACCCGATTGGAATTCCTGCTGGGCAAGCAACTGCCATATGTCATTCTGGCAATGCTCAACTTCGCGATGTTGACAGCGTTTGCGATCTACTTTTTCAAGGTGCCGTTTACAGGCAGCATCTTGGCCTTTTCGCTTACGGCATTTTTGTATGTCATGGCGACGACATCTATCGGGCTGCTGATCTCTACCTTTATTTCCAGTCAGGTCGCTGCGCTCTTTGCGACGGCATTGCTGACGATGATCCCGGGAGCACAATATTCCGGGTTAATCGATCCCGTATCGTCCCTGCAGGGGGCTGGCAGGTTCATCGGGGAAATCTACCCGACGACTTACTTCATCATAGCGTCGCGTGGAACGTTTTCGAAAGAATTGGGACTTGGCGATCTAACCAATGTTGTCGTCGCACTTTCG
- a CDS encoding V-type ATP synthase subunit B translates to MSDTLISYTHVLSIIGDILRIRLPEREGVGTERPAYGDLAEVRDVDGRARLAKVVKLADGEASLQVFSGSKGISTRATVRFLGHPPQVAFSDNILGRVFGGEGTPIDGGPSLEMDGRIEIGGPSANPVRRRLASRMIRTGVPMIDVFNSLVESQKIPIFSVSGEPFNQLLARIGIQADADIVVFGGLGLLFDDYWRFRRTFEDAGVFSRTVMFVNQASDPMVERILIPDMALAVAERFAVEEKKRVLVLMTDMTAYADALKEVGISMDRVPSNRGYLGDLYSQMARRYEKAADFEGAGSVTILTVTTMPGGDVTHPVPDNTGYITEGQFYLHDGVIDPFGSLSRLKQHVIGKETREDHSAVMNTMIRFYSEARDAQQKQAMAFDLSGYDQQLLKFGALFRSRFMDIDVVMPLDEALDLGWQTMAECFASEQLLMKQTLVDKYFPKTAGAA, encoded by the coding sequence ATGTCGGATACCTTGATCAGTTACACGCATGTCCTGTCGATCATCGGTGACATCCTGCGAATCCGGCTGCCGGAGCGCGAGGGGGTGGGAACCGAGCGGCCGGCCTATGGCGACCTCGCCGAGGTGCGCGATGTCGACGGCCGGGCGCGACTGGCCAAGGTCGTGAAACTCGCCGACGGCGAGGCCTCGCTGCAGGTCTTTTCCGGGTCGAAGGGCATTTCCACCCGCGCTACCGTCCGGTTTCTCGGCCATCCGCCGCAGGTCGCCTTTTCCGACAACATTCTGGGTCGCGTCTTCGGTGGCGAGGGCACGCCCATCGACGGCGGACCGTCGCTGGAGATGGATGGACGGATCGAGATTGGCGGCCCCTCGGCCAACCCGGTGCGGCGGCGCCTCGCGTCCAGAATGATCCGTACCGGCGTGCCGATGATCGACGTGTTCAATTCGCTGGTCGAAAGCCAGAAGATCCCGATCTTTTCGGTCTCCGGCGAACCCTTCAACCAGCTCCTCGCGCGGATCGGGATCCAGGCCGATGCCGATATCGTCGTCTTCGGCGGGCTCGGGCTGCTGTTCGACGACTACTGGCGCTTCCGCCGCACCTTCGAGGACGCAGGCGTCTTTTCGCGCACGGTGATGTTCGTCAACCAGGCCTCGGATCCGATGGTCGAGCGGATTCTCATCCCGGACATGGCCCTGGCGGTGGCCGAACGCTTCGCCGTCGAGGAAAAGAAGCGGGTGCTGGTCCTGATGACCGACATGACCGCCTATGCCGACGCGCTGAAGGAGGTCGGCATCTCGATGGACCGAGTGCCGTCGAACCGCGGCTACCTGGGCGATCTCTACAGCCAGATGGCGCGACGTTACGAAAAGGCCGCCGATTTCGAGGGCGCTGGATCGGTGACGATCCTGACGGTGACGACCATGCCGGGAGGTGACGTGACCCACCCGGTGCCGGACAATACCGGCTACATCACAGAGGGCCAGTTCTATCTGCATGACGGGGTGATCGACCCGTTCGGGTCGCTGTCGCGGCTCAAGCAGCACGTCATCGGCAAGGAAACGCGCGAGGATCACAGCGCGGTCATGAACACGATGATCCGTTTCTATTCCGAGGCCCGCGACGCCCAGCAGAAGCAGGCGATGGCCTTCGACCTGTCCGGCTACGACCAGCAGTTGCTGAAATTCGGCGCGCTGTTCCGCAGCCGCTTCATGGATATCGACGTCGTCATGCCGCTGGACGAGGCGCTCGACCTGGGCTGGCAGACCATGGCGGAATGTTTTGCGTCCGAGCAGTTGCTGATGAAGCAGACGCTGGTCGACAAGTATTTCCCGAAGACAGCGGGAGCGGCCTGA